A genome region from Arachidicoccus soli includes the following:
- a CDS encoding ABC transporter substrate-binding protein gives MQYINKKLRVAVRKFTPFENALEKIWHSFKVQTNTEFELEYSSMDLTELHQSLFEEGGLQNGSWDIVQLSSDWVSEAFNKGAIEDLAPFIAQNEKEVYLQNWPPSLRRSQTFENKIYGIPFHDGPECMIYRTDLFESEENKAKFKALFAEELEVPKSWGKFLQVATFFSSLQQGFYGTALAAFPDGHNAVYDFCIQAWSRGGVFLRKDNSINIDIPQIVEGLNFYRDFIQSKNSIHPQSKNFDSVRLGQAFANGEIAMMINWFGFAAYAQLEGLPKVKNNVGVCEIPTDGENKSISPNSYWIYSIAKGSQNKHIAYEFISFATNQINDCILTLEGGIGCRLTTYKDEEINRQIPFFNQLEILHSYATELPNLPQWASVAHHIDNLMLQVMNTNTPIELLVKETQKLISNNT, from the coding sequence ATGCAGTACATAAACAAGAAATTAAGAGTTGCAGTTAGGAAATTTACACCGTTTGAAAATGCCTTGGAAAAAATCTGGCATTCTTTCAAGGTGCAAACGAATACGGAATTTGAGCTTGAGTATTCTTCAATGGATTTAACGGAATTACATCAATCTTTATTCGAGGAAGGTGGTTTACAGAATGGTAGCTGGGATATTGTTCAATTAAGTTCAGATTGGGTCTCAGAAGCTTTTAACAAAGGAGCAATCGAAGATTTAGCACCTTTTATTGCACAGAATGAAAAAGAGGTTTATTTACAAAACTGGCCGCCCTCTCTGCGAAGAAGCCAGACTTTTGAAAACAAAATTTACGGTATACCTTTTCATGATGGTCCGGAATGTATGATTTATCGTACAGATTTATTTGAAAGCGAAGAAAATAAAGCTAAATTTAAAGCGCTGTTTGCGGAAGAATTAGAGGTTCCTAAATCATGGGGGAAATTTTTGCAGGTAGCTACATTTTTCAGCTCTTTACAACAAGGATTTTACGGCACTGCTTTGGCTGCATTTCCTGACGGGCACAATGCGGTATATGATTTTTGCATTCAAGCCTGGTCCAGAGGCGGAGTGTTTCTAAGAAAAGATAATTCAATTAATATAGATATTCCTCAAATTGTTGAAGGATTAAATTTTTACAGAGATTTTATTCAATCAAAAAATAGCATTCACCCTCAAAGTAAAAATTTCGACTCCGTAAGACTTGGGCAGGCATTTGCCAATGGTGAAATTGCCATGATGATTAATTGGTTTGGGTTTGCAGCTTATGCACAATTAGAAGGCCTTCCAAAGGTCAAAAATAATGTTGGCGTATGTGAAATTCCCACTGACGGGGAAAATAAAAGCATCTCGCCTAATTCCTATTGGATTTATTCCATCGCCAAAGGTTCTCAAAATAAGCATATTGCCTACGAATTTATTTCTTTTGCAACCAATCAAATCAATGATTGTATATTAACTTTAGAAGGGGGCATTGGCTGCAGATTGACAACATATAAGGATGAAGAAATAAACAGACAAATTCCGTTTTTCAATCAATTAGAAATCTTACACAGCTATGCAACTGAGCTGCCCAACCTACCTCAATGGGCCAGCGTGGCGCATCACATTGACAATTTAATGTTACAGGTAATGAACACAAATACGCCCATTGAATTATTAGTAAAAGAAACCCAAAAACTTATTTCAAATAATACTTAG